The following coding sequences lie in one Flavobacterium sp. 20NA77.7 genomic window:
- a CDS encoding OmpA family protein: protein MKVVFSILLFGFGFGAFSQDHVTFYFDSDKFELNKTELAKLSTWILTNKTSKILAISASTDEVGSTGYNDTLSQKRVGFIYEKVKGQLAIRADFKTISLGEKGAKSKNKALNRYATIFFLTQKELAKEAEILKGKVKEEQPVVTEKGDLIPIEEVDMHFPPDANLEEKIILSRPGTLIVLPEIQFYKNSFGIMPSSKRSIDELLYVMDKYPNLRIEIQGHICCVSADIKNLSLERAKQVRRVLVANRIQQHRIVVKGFGVSKPKFAIPEANEEQAAANRRVEIMILQK, encoded by the coding sequence ATGAAGGTTGTATTTTCAATACTATTGTTTGGTTTCGGGTTTGGCGCCTTTTCGCAAGATCACGTTACGTTTTATTTCGATTCAGATAAATTTGAATTGAATAAAACAGAATTAGCAAAACTTTCAACATGGATTTTGACAAACAAAACATCTAAAATCCTAGCAATCAGTGCTTCTACAGATGAAGTGGGTAGTACAGGTTATAATGATACCTTATCTCAAAAACGTGTGGGCTTTATTTATGAAAAAGTAAAAGGTCAACTGGCTATACGTGCTGATTTTAAAACGATAAGTTTGGGTGAAAAAGGAGCAAAATCAAAAAACAAAGCATTGAATAGGTATGCAACTATTTTTTTTCTTACACAAAAAGAATTAGCTAAAGAAGCAGAAATTTTAAAAGGAAAAGTAAAAGAAGAGCAACCTGTAGTAACTGAAAAAGGAGATTTAATCCCTATTGAAGAAGTAGATATGCATTTTCCTCCTGATGCAAATTTAGAAGAAAAAATTATACTTTCACGACCAGGAACGTTAATTGTTTTGCCAGAAATTCAGTTTTATAAAAATTCATTTGGTATTATGCCTTCATCAAAGCGTTCAATTGACGAATTATTGTATGTAATGGACAAATATCCAAATTTACGAATTGAAATTCAAGGTCATATTTGTTGTGTAAGTGCAGATATTAAGAATTTATCCTTAGAGCGCGCAAAACAAGTAAGACGTGTTTTAGTGGCTAATCGCATTCAGCAGCATAGAATTGTAGTTAAAGGATTTGGTGTGTCCAAACCAAAATTTGCAATTCCAGAAGCTAATGAAGAACAAGCCGCTGCAAATAGAAGAGTTGAGATAATGATTTTACAGAAATAA
- the secA gene encoding preprotein translocase subunit SecA, which yields MSIVNSILKIFVGDKSANDIKAIQPLVTKIKSFENALQQLSHDELRAKTNYFKEKIKEARAHQDAQIATLKTEAENTQDIDARETIYLDIDKLEKEAYEVSEKALADILPEAFAVVKETARRFKENTSITVIATPKDRELSATKPYIKIEGDNAVWANSWDAAGKAITWDMIHYDVQLIGGIVLHQGKIAEMQTGEGKTLVATLPIYLNALTGNGVHLVTVNDYLARRDSTWKAPLFEFHGLTVDCIDNHQPNTPERRKAYEADVTYGTNNEFGFDYLRDNMAHAPEDLVQRKHNYAIVDEVDSVLIDDARTPLIISGPVVDGDRHEFLELKPKVENLFNLQKKIATDCLTEAKRLLKEGNTKEGGFYLLRTYRALPKNKALIKFLSEEGVKQVLQKTENQYMQDNSREMHKIDEALYFVIEEKNNQVELTDNGIKFLSQDTDANFFVLPDIGMEIASIEKQNLAIEAEGELKEALFRDFSVKSERIHTLTQLLKAYTLFEKDTEYVIMDNKVLIVDEQTGRIMDGRRYSDGLHQAIEAKENVKIEAATQTFATITLQNYFRMYSKLGGMTGTAVTEAGEFWEIYKLDVVEIPTNKPISRLDRDDLIYRSVREKFNAVIEDVVQLSQAGRPVLIGTTSVEISELLSRMLKMRGIAHNVLNAKMHKSEAEIVAEAGKPGVVTIATNMAGRGTDIKISEEVRQAGGLAIIGTERHDSRRVDRQLRGRSGRQGDVGSSQFYVSLEDNLMRLFGSERVAKVMDRMGLKEGEVIQHSMMTKSIERAQKRVEENNFGVRKRLLEYDDVMNAQREVVYKRRRHALEGERLKVDIVNMIYDTCEVIVENTKAVNDYKGFEFQLIKTLSISSPVSEADFLKLNPAQIVAVAYKAAYNYYEEKVQRDAHQAFPVIKDVYENNNGQYERIVVPFTDGIKTLNVVTDLNKAYQTAGKSLITDFEKNITLAIVDESWKKHLRKMDELKQSVQLAVHEQKDPLLIYKFEAFNLFKAMLEQVNRDVISFLFKGNLPSQNANTIQEAHDSKQEQYIESKEDFGGGNKNNGETNTPQRPAVTETITRDQPKINRNDNVTIKHVMSGKSETMKYKKAEPLLAKGEWVLVNE from the coding sequence ATGAGTATAGTTAATTCGATATTAAAAATATTTGTTGGAGATAAGTCTGCCAACGACATCAAAGCCATTCAACCGCTTGTTACTAAAATTAAATCATTTGAAAATGCATTACAGCAACTTTCTCACGATGAATTAAGAGCAAAAACTAATTATTTTAAAGAAAAAATAAAAGAGGCTCGTGCGCATCAAGATGCACAAATAGCTACTTTAAAAACTGAAGCTGAAAATACCCAAGATATTGATGCTCGTGAAACTATTTATCTAGACATTGATAAACTAGAAAAAGAAGCCTATGAAGTTTCAGAAAAAGCATTAGCTGATATTCTTCCAGAAGCTTTTGCTGTAGTGAAAGAAACAGCACGCCGTTTTAAAGAAAATACTTCTATTACTGTTATTGCTACACCAAAAGATAGAGAATTATCGGCTACAAAACCCTATATAAAAATTGAAGGAGATAATGCTGTTTGGGCAAATTCATGGGACGCAGCAGGAAAAGCAATTACTTGGGACATGATTCACTATGATGTGCAGTTGATAGGAGGTATTGTTTTACATCAAGGAAAAATAGCCGAAATGCAAACCGGAGAAGGTAAAACACTGGTTGCTACCTTACCTATTTATTTAAATGCACTAACCGGTAATGGTGTTCATTTAGTAACTGTTAATGATTATCTAGCTCGTCGAGATAGCACATGGAAAGCACCATTATTTGAATTCCACGGTTTAACAGTAGATTGCATTGATAACCATCAACCAAATACACCAGAACGAAGAAAAGCTTATGAAGCTGATGTTACCTATGGTACAAACAATGAATTTGGTTTTGATTACTTAAGAGACAATATGGCGCATGCACCTGAAGATTTAGTGCAACGCAAACATAATTATGCCATTGTGGATGAGGTCGATTCTGTATTAATTGATGATGCTCGTACACCTTTAATTATATCGGGTCCAGTTGTAGATGGTGATCGACATGAATTTTTAGAGCTAAAGCCCAAAGTGGAAAACTTATTTAACCTTCAAAAGAAAATTGCAACAGATTGCTTAACAGAAGCTAAACGATTATTAAAAGAAGGAAACACAAAAGAAGGCGGATTCTATTTATTAAGAACCTACCGCGCTTTACCAAAAAATAAAGCTTTAATTAAATTCCTTTCTGAAGAAGGGGTGAAACAAGTTTTGCAAAAAACAGAAAATCAATATATGCAAGACAATAGTAGAGAAATGCATAAAATTGATGAAGCGTTATATTTTGTGATTGAAGAAAAAAATAATCAAGTTGAATTAACAGATAACGGAATCAAGTTTCTTTCTCAAGACACAGATGCTAATTTCTTTGTATTGCCAGATATTGGTATGGAAATTGCTTCGATTGAAAAACAAAATCTTGCTATAGAAGCTGAAGGCGAATTAAAAGAAGCTTTATTCAGAGATTTTTCAGTAAAATCTGAACGCATTCACACCCTAACACAATTATTAAAAGCTTATACCCTATTTGAAAAAGATACAGAATACGTTATCATGGATAACAAAGTATTAATTGTAGATGAACAAACAGGGCGTATCATGGATGGCCGTCGATATTCAGACGGGTTACACCAAGCTATTGAAGCGAAAGAAAATGTAAAAATTGAAGCAGCTACTCAAACCTTTGCTACGATAACTTTACAAAATTATTTCCGTATGTATAGCAAACTAGGTGGAATGACCGGTACTGCTGTTACTGAAGCAGGTGAATTTTGGGAGATTTACAAATTAGATGTAGTAGAAATTCCAACAAACAAACCTATTTCTCGCTTAGATCGCGACGATTTAATTTACCGTTCGGTACGCGAAAAATTCAATGCGGTTATTGAAGATGTAGTTCAATTATCGCAAGCTGGAAGACCTGTATTAATTGGTACTACTTCAGTTGAAATATCGGAATTATTAAGTCGAATGCTTAAAATGCGTGGTATTGCTCACAATGTATTGAATGCAAAAATGCACAAAAGCGAAGCCGAAATTGTTGCGGAAGCAGGAAAACCAGGAGTTGTTACGATTGCTACAAACATGGCAGGGCGTGGGACAGATATTAAAATTTCTGAAGAAGTTAGACAAGCAGGTGGTTTGGCTATTATAGGTACAGAACGTCACGATTCTCGTCGAGTTGACCGTCAGTTAAGAGGGCGTTCAGGACGTCAAGGAGATGTGGGAAGTTCTCAATTTTATGTATCTTTAGAAGACAACTTGATGCGTTTATTTGGTTCTGAAAGAGTGGCCAAAGTAATGGATAGAATGGGATTAAAAGAAGGCGAAGTAATTCAACATTCCATGATGACCAAATCTATTGAAAGAGCACAAAAACGTGTAGAAGAGAACAACTTTGGTGTACGTAAACGTTTATTAGAATATGATGATGTTATGAATGCACAACGTGAAGTTGTTTATAAACGTCGTCGACATGCTTTAGAAGGAGAGCGTCTTAAAGTTGATATTGTAAACATGATTTATGATACTTGTGAAGTAATTGTAGAAAACACAAAAGCTGTTAATGATTATAAAGGATTTGAATTCCAATTAATTAAAACACTTTCTATCAGTTCGCCCGTATCAGAAGCAGATTTTCTTAAATTAAATCCAGCACAAATAGTTGCCGTAGCTTATAAAGCAGCTTATAACTATTATGAAGAAAAAGTACAACGAGATGCGCACCAAGCTTTTCCAGTAATCAAAGATGTTTACGAAAATAACAATGGACAATATGAACGTATAGTTGTTCCGTTTACCGACGGGATTAAAACATTAAATGTGGTAACTGATTTAAACAAGGCCTATCAAACAGCAGGAAAATCTTTAATCACAGATTTTGAAAAAAATATTACATTGGCTATCGTTGATGAATCTTGGAAAAAACACCTAAGAAAAATGGACGAATTGAAACAATCTGTTCAATTAGCGGTGCACGAACAAAAAGATCCTTTATTAATTTACAAGTTTGAAGCATTTAACTTGTTTAAAGCCATGCTTGAGCAAGTAAATAGAGATGTAATTTCTTTCTTGTTTAAAGGAAATTTACCTTCACAAAATGCAAATACGATTCAAGAAGCACATGATAGCAAACAAGAACAGTATATAGAATCTAAAGAAGACTTTGGTGGTGGTAATAAAAATAATGGAGAAACTAACACGCCACAACGTCCAGCGGTAACAGAAACAATTACACGTGACCAACCAAAAATTAATCGTAACGACAATGTAACGATTAAACATGTAATGAGTGGCAAAAGTGAAACTATGAAATACAAAAAAGCGGAACCTTTATTAGCAAAAGGTGAATGGGTTTTAGTTAACGAGTAA
- a CDS encoding helix-turn-helix domain-containing protein, which translates to MIQARFVDDSTIEVIAQDGEKFTWNTYFPTPKTDQQQYAERLAYYFQKYYEDNMGYSTGMSIQYWVWIQMNYYEGIGINGGKGDKDDERILLHQERVRIGAKIRELRKEKNIEAKTLAQIANIDAANLSRIEQGRYSVGMDILSKISLALGAKIELVDFIEQKKI; encoded by the coding sequence ATGATACAAGCAAGATTTGTAGATGACTCTACTATTGAAGTCATTGCACAAGACGGAGAAAAATTCACTTGGAACACTTATTTTCCAACTCCAAAAACAGACCAACAACAATATGCTGAAAGATTAGCATATTATTTCCAAAAATATTATGAAGATAATATGGGATACAGCACAGGTATGAGTATACAATATTGGGTTTGGATACAAATGAATTATTACGAAGGAATTGGAATTAATGGCGGAAAAGGTGACAAAGACGATGAGAGAATTTTACTTCATCAAGAAAGAGTAAGAATAGGAGCAAAAATCCGTGAATTGCGGAAAGAAAAAAATATTGAAGCAAAAACGCTTGCTCAAATTGCGAATATAGATGCAGCTAATCTTAGTCGCATTGAACAAGGACGTTATTCTGTTGGTATGGATATCCTTTCTAAAATCTCATTAGCACTTGGAGCAAAAATTGAGTTAGTTGATTTCATTGAACAAAAAAAAATATAA
- a CDS encoding cob(I)yrinic acid a,c-diamide adenosyltransferase: MKIYTKTGDTGLTSLFGGTRVPKHHIRIESYGTIDELNSHIGLLRDQEIENHYKEVLLEIQDRLFTIGAIMATPPEKEVLKNGQPRLTINRISTEDIHLLEKEIDEMDTALPPMTHFVLPGGHTTVSYCHITRCVCRRAERLATYLNEVEALEETVLSYLNRLSDYLFVLARKLSYDLQAEEKKWIPKKS; the protein is encoded by the coding sequence ATGAAAATATATACAAAAACAGGTGACACTGGGTTAACATCTTTATTTGGTGGTACTCGAGTTCCTAAACATCACATACGAATTGAAAGTTATGGTACTATTGATGAACTAAATTCGCACATTGGCTTACTTAGAGATCAAGAAATAGAAAACCATTATAAAGAAGTTCTTTTAGAAATTCAAGATCGTTTATTTACAATTGGTGCTATTATGGCTACTCCTCCCGAGAAAGAAGTTTTAAAAAATGGACAACCTCGTTTAACAATAAATAGAATCTCTACCGAAGATATTCATTTGCTTGAAAAAGAAATTGATGAAATGGATACAGCTTTACCACCAATGACGCATTTTGTTTTACCTGGAGGTCACACCACTGTGTCATATTGTCATATAACTCGTTGTGTGTGTCGTAGAGCTGAACGTTTAGCCACGTATCTAAATGAAGTTGAAGCACTTGAAGAAACTGTTCTAAGTTATTTAAATCGTCTTTCAGATTATTTATTTGTATTGGCACGAAAGTTGTCCTATGATCTACAAGCAGAGGAAAAAAAGTGGATTCCAAAAAAATCCTAA
- a CDS encoding glutamine synthetase III family protein: MSTFRFQALRKATDRKPVHVEELAKKSEIFGSNVFNDKSMRQFLTPEAYKAVKAAADGVKIDRKIADYIALGMKEWALSKGVTHYTHWFQPLTGTTAEKHDAFFETFPDGSDPVEKFGGSQLVQQEPDASSFPNGGIRNTFEARGYTAWDPTSPAFIFGTTLCIPTVFVSYTGEALDNKTPLLRALNAIDAAAIDVAKYFDKNVKRVTPTLGWEQEYFLVDSALANSRPDLLATGRTLLGHTAAKGQQLDDHYFGSIPTRVLTYMRDLENECMLLGIPVKTRHNEVAPNQFELAPIFEEINLAVDHNSLLMDVMQKVAERHDFKVLFHEKPFKGVNGSGKHNNWSLATDTGINLLSPGKTPMSNLQFLTFFINTIKAVHDNEELLRASIASASNDHRLGANEAPPAIISVFIGQQLTKVLAELEGVSNGKLSPEEKTDLKLNVVGKLPDVLLDNTDRNRTSPFAFTGNKFEFRAVGSSANCAVSMTTLNTIVAKQLKDFKKEVDTLIEKKDLKKDEAIFNVLREYIKQTKAILFEGDGYSEAWEKEAKKRGLSNHKTTPQALKAKVSKKAIAMFGEMGVMNHVEVEARYEIELEEYVKKIQIEGRVLGDIARNHVVPTAIRYQNVLIENVKGLKEIFGKDFEKIAKEQISLIKEISEHIEGINTKVEAMTEERKKANTLTNTEKMAAAYCDKVKPYFEEIRYHADKLELLVDDELWTLTKYRELLFTK; encoded by the coding sequence ATGTCAACATTTCGTTTTCAAGCTTTAAGAAAGGCAACCGACAGAAAACCAGTTCATGTAGAAGAATTGGCAAAAAAATCTGAAATTTTTGGTTCTAATGTCTTCAATGACAAATCTATGCGTCAATTTTTAACTCCAGAAGCCTATAAAGCGGTTAAAGCTGCAGCAGATGGTGTAAAAATCGATCGTAAAATTGCTGATTATATTGCATTAGGAATGAAAGAATGGGCATTGTCAAAAGGTGTAACACATTATACTCACTGGTTTCAGCCGTTAACAGGAACAACTGCAGAAAAACACGATGCTTTTTTTGAAACGTTTCCTGATGGAAGTGATCCAGTTGAAAAATTTGGTGGAAGTCAATTAGTACAACAAGAACCAGATGCTTCTTCTTTTCCAAATGGAGGTATCAGAAACACCTTTGAAGCAAGAGGATATACCGCTTGGGATCCTACATCGCCTGCCTTTATCTTTGGTACGACTTTATGTATTCCAACCGTTTTCGTTTCCTATACAGGTGAAGCTTTAGACAACAAAACACCTTTATTAAGAGCTTTAAACGCTATTGATGCTGCAGCAATTGATGTAGCTAAATATTTTGATAAAAATGTAAAAAGAGTTACACCAACATTAGGTTGGGAACAAGAATATTTCCTAGTAGATTCGGCTTTAGCCAATTCTCGTCCTGATTTATTAGCTACAGGTCGAACTTTATTAGGACACACTGCAGCTAAAGGGCAACAATTAGACGATCATTATTTTGGTTCGATTCCTACTCGTGTTTTAACCTATATGCGTGATTTAGAAAACGAATGTATGTTATTAGGAATTCCGGTTAAAACGCGTCATAACGAAGTAGCACCTAACCAATTTGAATTAGCGCCTATTTTTGAAGAAATCAACTTAGCGGTTGATCACAATTCCTTATTAATGGATGTGATGCAAAAAGTTGCAGAGCGTCATGATTTTAAAGTATTATTTCACGAAAAGCCATTCAAAGGCGTAAACGGTTCAGGGAAACACAACAACTGGTCATTAGCTACCGATACAGGTATTAACTTATTGAGTCCGGGAAAAACTCCAATGAGCAACTTACAATTCTTGACTTTCTTTATTAATACAATTAAAGCGGTTCATGATAACGAAGAATTGTTAAGAGCATCCATTGCTTCGGCAAGTAACGATCACCGTTTAGGAGCAAACGAAGCGCCACCTGCGATTATTTCAGTATTCATTGGTCAACAATTGACTAAAGTATTAGCTGAATTAGAAGGGGTGTCTAACGGAAAATTATCGCCAGAAGAAAAAACCGATTTAAAATTAAACGTGGTAGGTAAATTACCAGACGTTTTATTAGACAATACCGACAGAAACAGAACGTCACCATTTGCCTTCACCGGAAACAAATTTGAGTTTAGAGCTGTAGGTTCTTCTGCAAACTGTGCGGTTTCAATGACAACGTTAAACACGATTGTGGCAAAACAATTGAAAGACTTCAAAAAAGAAGTAGATACGTTAATTGAGAAAAAAGATTTAAAGAAAGACGAGGCTATTTTCAATGTCTTGAGAGAATACATCAAACAAACAAAAGCAATTCTTTTTGAAGGCGACGGATACAGCGAAGCATGGGAAAAAGAAGCTAAAAAACGTGGATTAAGCAACCATAAAACCACACCTCAAGCGTTAAAAGCAAAAGTGTCTAAAAAAGCAATTGCAATGTTTGGAGAAATGGGCGTTATGAACCATGTTGAAGTAGAAGCACGTTATGAAATTGAACTAGAAGAATACGTGAAAAAAATCCAAATTGAAGGAAGGGTTTTAGGCGATATTGCTCGTAATCATGTGGTTCCAACAGCGATTCGTTACCAAAATGTATTGATTGAAAACGTAAAAGGATTGAAAGAAATCTTTGGAAAAGACTTTGAGAAAATTGCTAAAGAACAAATTTCATTAATCAAAGAAATTTCGGAACACATTGAAGGGATCAATACTAAAGTGGAAGCCATGACCGAAGAGCGTAAAAAAGCAAACACTTTAACAAATACCGAGAAAATGGCAGCTGCATATTGCGATAAAGTAAAACCCTACTTCGAAGAAATTCGTTACCACGCTGACAAATTAGAATTGTTAGTAGACGATGAACTTTGGACTTTAACAAAATACAGAGAATTGTTATTTACGAAGTAA
- a CDS encoding DUF1543 domain-containing protein encodes MKENTLNLYMILIGCTPKNRLTEQHDIFFGIGASLHEMIPYMEAFWPECEGKFHIDCWRKVTQVGAYSISIEQKEKAVTNNTNLFFLNLGGYLQNSFEEFHYKELLVATSTSEAIKQIKKTDFYESHSFKGAESHIDDNHGIDVDDIFKIKDVLHPIFKNKYQIKIERTNNSFKDQLHIGYLPISKIIKNNL; translated from the coding sequence ATGAAAGAAAACACCCTTAATTTATACATGATTTTAATAGGATGTACACCAAAAAACAGACTTACAGAGCAACACGATATATTTTTTGGAATAGGAGCCTCTTTACATGAAATGATACCTTATATGGAAGCTTTCTGGCCAGAATGCGAAGGTAAATTTCACATTGATTGTTGGAGAAAAGTAACTCAAGTGGGTGCTTATTCAATCTCTATTGAACAAAAAGAAAAAGCTGTAACGAATAATACTAATTTATTTTTTTTGAATTTAGGTGGTTATTTACAAAATTCTTTTGAAGAGTTTCATTACAAAGAACTACTTGTAGCTACTTCAACTTCTGAAGCAATCAAGCAAATAAAAAAAACAGATTTTTATGAAAGCCATTCTTTTAAGGGAGCTGAATCTCATATTGACGACAACCACGGAATAGATGTTGACGATATTTTTAAAATTAAAGATGTTTTACATCCTATATTTAAGAATAAATACCAAATCAAAATCGAGAGAACTAATAACTCATTTAAAGACCAATTACACATTGGATACCTACCTATTTCTAAAATCATTAAAAATAATTTATAG
- a CDS encoding DUF2795 domain-containing protein → MYWTLELASYLSDAPWPATKDELIDYAIRTGAPLEVVENLQSIEDEGEIYESMEEIWPDYPTDEDYLWNEDEY, encoded by the coding sequence ATGTATTGGACGTTAGAATTAGCATCTTATTTGAGCGATGCGCCTTGGCCAGCTACTAAAGATGAATTGATCGACTATGCTATTAGAACTGGAGCACCATTAGAAGTGGTTGAAAATTTACAGTCAATAGAAGATGAAGGTGAAATCTATGAATCAATGGAAGAGATTTGGCCTGATTATCCAACTGACGAAGATTATCTTTGGAACGAGGATGAATATTAA
- a CDS encoding AIR synthase related protein — protein MSSETSQRYNLRGVSASKEDVHQAIKNIDKGLFPKAFCKIIPDYLTNDEDYCIIMHADGAGTKSSLAYMYWKETGDISVWKGIAQDALIMNIDDLLCVGATDNILLSSTIGRNKNLIPAEVISAIINGTEELIAELKKHGVTIHSTGGETADVGDLVRTIIVDSTVTARMKRADVIDNANIQAGDVIVGLASFGQATYETEYNGGMGSNGLTSARHDVFAKYLAEKYPESFDVAVPNELVYSGQTQLTDAVENSPIDAGKLVLSPTRTYAPVIKKILSKYNSNQIHGMVHCSGGAQTKVLHFVGNVHVIKDNLFPVPPLFQLIQEQSKTDWKEMYQVFNCGHRMEIYVPTEIAEDIIEISKSFNIDAQIVGRVEQSENKKLTIVSEYGTFEY, from the coding sequence ATGAGTTCTGAAACGAGCCAACGCTACAATTTACGAGGTGTTTCAGCATCAAAAGAAGATGTACACCAAGCTATAAAAAACATTGATAAAGGGTTGTTTCCAAAAGCCTTTTGTAAAATTATTCCTGATTATTTGACTAATGATGAAGACTATTGTATTATCATGCATGCCGATGGAGCGGGTACAAAATCTTCTTTAGCGTATATGTATTGGAAAGAAACGGGTGATATTTCCGTATGGAAAGGCATAGCACAAGACGCGTTAATTATGAATATTGACGATTTATTGTGTGTAGGGGCAACCGATAATATTTTATTGTCTTCTACTATCGGAAGAAATAAAAATCTAATTCCAGCCGAGGTAATTTCGGCAATCATCAACGGAACAGAAGAATTAATTGCCGAGTTAAAAAAACACGGTGTTACCATTCATTCAACTGGAGGCGAAACGGCTGATGTGGGCGATTTAGTTCGTACTATTATTGTTGATTCTACGGTAACCGCTCGTATGAAACGTGCCGATGTAATTGATAATGCGAATATTCAAGCAGGAGATGTAATTGTAGGATTGGCTTCTTTTGGTCAAGCTACTTATGAAACCGAATACAATGGCGGAATGGGAAGTAATGGCTTAACATCTGCGCGTCATGATGTTTTTGCGAAGTATTTGGCTGAGAAATATCCAGAAAGTTTTGATGTAGCTGTTCCAAACGAATTGGTGTATTCGGGTCAAACCCAATTGACAGATGCAGTTGAAAATAGTCCAATTGACGCTGGAAAATTAGTACTTTCTCCCACCAGAACGTACGCGCCAGTTATTAAAAAAATACTATCTAAATACAATTCAAATCAAATTCACGGAATGGTGCATTGTAGTGGAGGTGCACAGACAAAAGTGCTTCACTTTGTAGGTAACGTTCACGTAATTAAAGATAATTTATTTCCAGTACCACCGTTATTTCAATTGATTCAAGAACAATCTAAAACCGATTGGAAAGAAATGTATCAGGTGTTCAATTGCGGACATCGAATGGAAATTTATGTACCAACTGAAATTGCAGAAGATATCATCGAAATTTCAAAATCATTTAATATCGATGCACAAATTGTAGGACGAGTAGAGCAATCAGAAAATAAAAAGCTAACTATAGTTTCGGAATACGGAACGTTTGAATATTAA
- a CDS encoding TerC family protein, giving the protein MTVWIVFLCAIAVFLALDLGVFNKNPHIISSKEASKWTLLWVTLSFLFSGILYLLYKHQYIENSTHLSPYDASIKYITGYLIELSLSADNIFVIAIIFASFKIPQKFQHRVLFWGILGAIVFRGLMIFLGVALINQFNWITYVFGAFLVFTALKMLVKKEEEEFDPQHSKVYKLIGKIFPIKHEIHGQKFFIREHGINYVTPLFIALLVIELMDVLFAIDSVPAILAITADPFIVFSSNIFAILGLRSMYFFLANMLEKFSYIEYSLIAILTFVGVKMLLVHYIKFPEWMSLGFIAIALTAGIFISIQKQKK; this is encoded by the coding sequence ATGACTGTTTGGATTGTTTTTTTATGTGCCATAGCTGTTTTTTTAGCCTTAGATTTAGGAGTTTTCAACAAAAACCCTCATATAATTAGCTCTAAAGAAGCTTCAAAATGGACCTTACTTTGGGTGACACTTTCATTTTTATTTTCTGGTATATTATATCTTTTATACAAACACCAATACATTGAAAATTCCACACATTTAAGTCCTTATGATGCGTCTATAAAATATATCACAGGATACCTAATTGAACTTTCGTTAAGTGCAGATAATATTTTTGTAATAGCCATCATTTTTGCTTCTTTTAAAATACCACAAAAATTTCAACACCGCGTACTGTTTTGGGGTATATTAGGCGCAATAGTATTCAGAGGTTTAATGATTTTTTTAGGCGTAGCATTAATCAATCAATTTAACTGGATTACTTATGTTTTTGGTGCTTTTTTAGTATTTACTGCATTAAAAATGTTAGTCAAAAAGGAAGAAGAAGAATTTGACCCACAACATTCAAAAGTCTATAAACTTATTGGTAAAATTTTCCCTATTAAACACGAAATACACGGACAGAAATTTTTTATTAGAGAACACGGAATTAATTACGTAACACCTCTTTTTATTGCTTTACTTGTAATTGAATTAATGGATGTACTATTTGCCATAGATAGTGTACCCGCTATTTTAGCTATTACCGCAGACCCATTTATTGTTTTTAGTTCAAATATATTCGCCATATTAGGACTCCGTTCCATGTATTTCTTTCTGGCCAATATGTTAGAAAAATTCAGCTATATAGAATACAGCCTAATTGCCATTCTAACATTTGTTGGAGTTAAAATGCTTTTAGTACATTATATTAAATTTCCAGAATGGATGTCATTAGGATTTATAGCAATTGCTTTAACAGCAGGAATTTTTATATCCATACAAAAGCAAAAAAAGTAA